One part of the Asterias amurensis chromosome 11, ASM3211899v1 genome encodes these proteins:
- the LOC139943648 gene encoding gamma-glutamyl hydrolase-like: protein MDCKRCLLFSLVGLSSIITLASAVNNRPIIGVLSQTTSGHFTQFGRAYIAASYVKYLESAGARVVPILVHQPDEYYKKMFNSLNGVLFPGGGQSDLLKSGYGKAGRLFYEMSIKSLDAKEDYFPVWGTCLGMELLSMLTANKDLLKDTDGAPVSLPLLFEKDFQKSKMYSAAPESIINTLKTENVTLNHHHLSLTPTNFSKNAALTGFYRVLSTSLDIKGVEFISSLEAYKYPIYGVQFHPEKNCFEWKDDNIDHSQDAVKVTQYFADFIVSEARKSNHAFKTEAEANSFLIYQYTPVYISNVSSFEQAYFFNP from the exons ATGGATTGCAAAAGATGCCTCTTATTCTCCTTGGTTGGTTTGAGTTCAATTATCACTCTTGCCTCTGCAGTGAACAACCGTCCCATTATTG GTGTCCTGTCCCAAACAACATCTGGTCACTTTACACAATTTGGTAGAGCCTACATTGCTGCCTCGTATGTGAAATATTTGGAGTCGGCTGGAGCAAGAGTCGTTCCAATTCTAGTCCACCAGCCGGATGAGTACTATAAGAAGATGTTTAATTCATTGAATGG AGTGTTGTTTCCTGGTGGTGGACAATCAGACTTGTTAAAATCTGGGTATGGTAAGGCAGGAAGACTGTTCTATGAAATGTCCATTAAG AGCTTGGATGCAAAAGAAGATTATTTTCCGGTGTGGGGGACGTGCCTCGGCATGGAGTTGCTGTCAATGTTAACGGCCAATAAAGATCTCCTAAAGGATACTGATGGAGCTCCTGTATCATTACctcttttgtttgaaaaag ATTTCCAAAAAAGCAAGATGTACAGTGCAGCACCTGAGTCCATCATCAACACTTTGAAAACGGAGAATGTAACTTTAAACCATCATCACCTCAGCCTGACACCAACA aatttcagCAAGAATGCAGCTCTTACAGGATTTTATCGAGTTCTCTCTACCAGTTTGGATATAAAAGGAGTGGAATTCATCTCTTCATTAGAGG CCTACAAGTATCCTATCTACGGAGTCCAGTTCCATCCAGAGAAAAACTGCTTTGAGTGGAAAGATGACAATATTGACCACTCCCAAGATGCGGTAAAAGTCACTCAATACTTTGCAGACTTCATTGTGTCTGAAG CTCGTAAAAGCAACCATGCTTTCAAAACTGAGGCTGAAGCTAACTCCTTCCTCATCTACCAATACACTCCTGTCTACATCAGTAATGTATCAAGTTTCGAGCAGGCATACTTCTTCAATCCTTAG